One stretch of Natronobacterium gregoryi SP2 DNA includes these proteins:
- a CDS encoding sugar phosphate nucleotidyltransferase has protein sequence MKAVVLAGGYATRMWPITKHRPKMFLPIGDSTVVDRIFTELEEDDRIDDVYVSTNERFAPDFESHLAEREFEKPQLSIEETTDEDEKFGVVGALAQLIDREGVDDDLLVIAGDNLISFDVTDFLDYFDQQDAPTLAAYDVGSREKAKSYGLVELEGDRVVDFQEKPDDPRSTLVSIACYAFPEDALSLLPTYLEEGNNPDEPGWFVQWLQSREPTYAYTFEGAWFDIGTPESYLDAVSWHLDGNSLVAESATLENATVGDNVHVMDGVTLEDTHLEHTVVFPGATVRNGDIRRSIIDQGTHLEDLDLAGALIGAHTTIRNGSSE, from the coding sequence ATGAAGGCCGTGGTTCTCGCGGGTGGATACGCGACCCGCATGTGGCCGATCACGAAACATCGGCCCAAGATGTTCCTCCCGATCGGCGACTCGACGGTCGTCGATCGCATCTTCACGGAGCTCGAGGAAGACGATCGGATCGACGACGTCTACGTCAGCACTAACGAGCGATTCGCCCCGGACTTCGAGAGCCACCTCGCGGAACGTGAGTTCGAGAAACCACAGCTCTCGATCGAAGAGACGACCGACGAAGACGAGAAGTTCGGCGTCGTCGGCGCGCTCGCGCAGTTGATCGACCGCGAGGGAGTCGACGACGACCTGCTGGTCATCGCCGGAGACAACCTGATCAGCTTCGACGTCACCGACTTCCTCGACTACTTCGACCAGCAGGACGCGCCGACGCTGGCCGCCTACGACGTCGGCTCCCGGGAGAAGGCCAAGTCCTACGGGCTGGTCGAACTCGAGGGCGACCGCGTCGTCGACTTCCAGGAGAAACCCGACGACCCCAGGAGTACGCTGGTCTCGATCGCCTGCTATGCATTCCCCGAAGACGCCCTGTCCCTGCTGCCGACCTACCTCGAGGAAGGTAACAACCCCGACGAACCCGGCTGGTTCGTCCAGTGGCTTCAGAGCCGGGAGCCGACCTACGCCTATACGTTCGAAGGCGCGTGGTTCGATATCGGGACACCCGAGAGCTACCTCGATGCCGTCTCCTGGCATCTCGACGGTAACTCGCTGGTCGCGGAGTCGGCGACCCTCGAGAACGCGACGGTCGGCGACAACGTCCACGTGATGGACGGCGTCACGCTCGAGGATACACACCTCGAGCACACGGTGGTGTTCCCTGGTGCGACGGTCCGGAACGGTGACATCCGCCGGTCGATCATCGACCAGGGGACTCACCTCGAGGATCTGGATCTGGCGGGCGCGTTGATCGGGGCACACACGACGATCAGGAACGGGTCGTCGGAGTAA
- a CDS encoding MATE family efflux transporter, with protein MVEQFLRTLMRTTDVAVTGLFSPAAVAAVGLADLYARLPLRIGLGLGSGVIALSSQDTGSGATANRDEAITQAILLGAVAGIPFIVFGYFFGQWAIAIISPELTPESEVARMGGIYLAIIFATTPARHVALVAARSIQGAGDTRTPMSVNVVSNALNIVGTVVLGLGLGPAPYLHIVGVGIATAVGNVFSALALVAAIYGSWTPAGFVRPTQWTITRQLLAISAPRITEGFLTTALEFPFNSILLYFGTDVNAAYQIGRRVYQQITSPLSRGYRTGTSIVVGQTLGEGDPVSARYNGWAAAALGVLTVGSLGVVLFFGAEWFVSFFTDDPATRSYAAGFAAAYALAAPVTVLYVVLAGALTSGSDTKTPLIGRISGMVVGLLGVSYVGGIVLGYGVPAIYVSIVVYYLWATIYVAIGFHRGAWIERTQSMMDERGSTPGED; from the coding sequence ATGGTCGAGCAGTTCCTCCGGACGCTGATGCGGACGACCGACGTCGCCGTCACCGGTCTGTTCTCCCCCGCGGCGGTGGCAGCCGTCGGACTCGCGGACCTCTACGCACGACTCCCGCTGCGGATCGGCCTCGGCCTCGGCAGCGGCGTCATCGCGCTCTCGAGTCAGGATACCGGTAGCGGTGCGACGGCGAACAGAGACGAGGCGATCACGCAGGCGATACTGCTCGGTGCCGTCGCGGGAATCCCCTTTATCGTGTTCGGGTATTTCTTCGGCCAGTGGGCAATCGCTATCATCAGTCCGGAGCTCACTCCCGAGTCAGAAGTCGCCCGGATGGGCGGAATCTATCTGGCGATAATTTTTGCGACGACGCCTGCACGCCACGTCGCGCTCGTGGCTGCACGGTCGATCCAGGGCGCTGGCGACACGCGCACGCCGATGTCCGTCAACGTCGTTTCGAACGCACTCAACATCGTCGGGACGGTCGTTCTGGGGCTCGGACTCGGGCCTGCGCCCTACCTGCACATCGTCGGCGTCGGCATTGCGACCGCCGTTGGAAACGTCTTCTCTGCACTCGCACTCGTGGCCGCGATCTACGGCTCGTGGACGCCAGCCGGCTTCGTCCGGCCGACGCAGTGGACGATCACCCGGCAACTGCTCGCGATCAGTGCCCCAAGAATCACAGAAGGGTTCCTGACGACCGCCCTCGAGTTCCCGTTCAACTCGATCCTGCTGTACTTCGGGACGGACGTCAACGCCGCCTACCAGATCGGGCGACGCGTCTACCAGCAGATTACGTCACCCCTCTCGCGGGGCTACCGGACGGGGACGAGCATCGTCGTCGGCCAGACACTCGGCGAGGGCGATCCCGTCAGTGCACGGTACAACGGCTGGGCAGCCGCAGCGCTCGGCGTTTTGACTGTCGGCTCACTCGGCGTCGTTCTCTTCTTCGGTGCCGAGTGGTTCGTCAGCTTCTTTACCGACGATCCCGCGACGCGGTCTTACGCGGCCGGCTTCGCCGCGGCCTACGCACTCGCCGCGCCAGTGACCGTGCTCTACGTCGTCCTCGCAGGCGCGCTCACGAGCGGCAGTGACACGAAGACGCCGCTTATCGGTAGGATCAGCGGGATGGTAGTCGGACTCCTCGGCGTCTCTTATGTCGGCGGCATCGTCCTCGGCTACGGCGTCCCAGCAATCTACGTCTCGATCGTCGTCTATTACCTGTGGGCGACGATCTACGTCGCCATTGGATTCCATCGCGGTGCCTGGATCGAACGCACCCAGTCGATGATGGACGAACGAGGGAGTACCCCTGGCGAAGATTAA
- a CDS encoding transcriptional regulator: MREADQTTRQRLADALRTEPATPSELATQLDLTPHAVVGHVEHVSQSVEGTDEQLLVAPPTCRDCGFDDFDDLVNLPSRCPSCKSESVAEPTFTIE; this comes from the coding sequence ATGCGCGAGGCCGATCAGACGACGCGACAGCGACTCGCCGACGCGTTACGCACTGAGCCAGCGACGCCCAGCGAACTCGCCACGCAACTGGATCTGACGCCCCACGCGGTCGTCGGCCACGTCGAACACGTCTCCCAGTCGGTCGAGGGGACGGACGAACAGCTGCTCGTCGCCCCACCGACCTGTCGTGACTGCGGGTTCGACGACTTCGACGACCTGGTAAATCTCCCGTCGCGGTGTCCCTCTTGCAAGAGCGAGTCGGTGGCGGAACCGACCTTCACGATCGAGTAA
- a CDS encoding winged helix-turn-helix transcriptional regulator has product MPSPDGVDDEKRATLRRFAALGATAPIAGFSEKAAATDDGDSDARNAIRGYLSTTPGAHFSKIRDDLQLGTGETQHHLRRLEDGEAIERYSDGDYKRFVPAGRFDEFEKRALGYLRRETARGMLIELLVAPDATAGDLADVLDVSPPTVSKYAGELEEAGLLSREDGYEVRRPATVLLLVVRYADSFGERATRLAGNADRLLSYED; this is encoded by the coding sequence ATGCCATCGCCCGACGGGGTCGACGACGAGAAACGAGCGACCCTGCGCCGCTTCGCTGCCCTCGGTGCGACCGCTCCAATCGCCGGTTTCTCCGAGAAGGCGGCCGCGACGGACGACGGCGATAGCGACGCCCGTAACGCGATCCGAGGCTATCTCTCGACGACTCCTGGGGCGCACTTCTCGAAGATTCGCGACGACCTCCAGCTCGGGACCGGCGAGACCCAGCACCACCTGCGCCGACTCGAGGACGGCGAGGCGATCGAACGCTACAGCGACGGCGACTACAAGCGGTTCGTTCCGGCAGGGCGGTTCGACGAGTTCGAGAAGCGAGCGTTGGGCTACCTGCGACGGGAAACGGCCCGCGGAATGCTGATCGAACTGCTGGTCGCGCCGGACGCGACCGCCGGCGACCTCGCGGACGTGCTCGATGTCTCCCCGCCGACGGTCAGCAAGTACGCAGGCGAACTCGAGGAGGCAGGGCTGCTCTCCCGAGAAGACGGCTACGAGGTCCGGCGTCCCGCAACTGTCCTGTTGCTCGTCGTCAGGTACGCCGACTCGTTTGGCGAGCGCGCGACCCGTCTCGCGGGCAACGCGGACCGGCTGCTCTCATACGAAGACTGA
- a CDS encoding LLM class flavin-dependent oxidoreductase, with amino-acid sequence MRLSAVDLSPVPDDGTATEAYENTVEAAQQAEKLGFERFWVAEHHGMANTIAGTTPEVLLGHLAAETNSIRLGSGAVLLNHYSPFKVAEAFGALDALAPGRIDAGLGRANGSPAADQALETSRRVQNPDEDHAEKIEAVVNHLYDDFPEGHAYSDLEIARSSAEPPVPWVLGSSSSSAKIAGKLGLRYCFAAFIRPQLATQSFEAYREHFEPPALAGGIDEPEGLVAVNAICAETDEEAARQRAVAEASFARMRRGVVGTTPSVEEAIDELGDVPEPTPATLEADEWPRAISGSPDTLAGLLEQLADRVGVDEVMIQHVLADHDDALRSHELLAEGVGLPSA; translated from the coding sequence ATGAGACTCTCTGCTGTCGACCTCTCTCCGGTCCCCGACGACGGCACTGCGACGGAAGCGTACGAAAACACTGTCGAAGCCGCTCAACAGGCCGAAAAACTCGGATTCGAGCGGTTCTGGGTTGCCGAACACCACGGCATGGCAAATACTATTGCGGGCACGACGCCTGAAGTGTTGCTCGGCCATCTCGCCGCCGAAACGAACTCGATCCGGCTCGGATCGGGTGCCGTGTTGCTCAACCACTACAGCCCGTTCAAGGTCGCGGAGGCGTTCGGCGCGCTCGACGCACTCGCGCCGGGTCGCATCGACGCGGGCCTCGGACGGGCGAACGGCTCGCCGGCCGCGGATCAGGCCCTCGAAACGTCCCGTCGCGTCCAGAACCCCGACGAAGATCACGCCGAGAAGATCGAGGCCGTCGTCAACCACCTCTACGACGACTTCCCCGAGGGACACGCCTACAGCGACCTCGAGATCGCACGCTCGAGTGCAGAGCCACCCGTTCCGTGGGTTCTCGGTTCGAGTTCCTCGAGTGCGAAGATCGCTGGGAAACTCGGCTTACGCTACTGTTTTGCGGCGTTCATCCGCCCACAGTTGGCCACGCAGTCGTTCGAGGCGTACCGCGAGCATTTCGAACCGCCGGCCCTCGCCGGTGGCATCGACGAACCGGAGGGGCTGGTCGCGGTAAACGCAATCTGTGCCGAAACCGACGAAGAGGCGGCGCGTCAGCGTGCTGTCGCCGAGGCGTCGTTCGCGCGGATGCGGCGTGGAGTCGTCGGAACGACGCCCTCGGTCGAGGAAGCCATCGACGAACTCGGTGATGTCCCGGAACCGACGCCGGCCACGCTCGAGGCCGACGAATGGCCGCGGGCGATCTCAGGAAGTCCGGACACGCTCGCTGGCCTGCTCGAGCAACTCGCCGACCGCGTCGGCGTCGACGAGGTGATGATCCAGCACGTACTCGCCGACCACGACGACGCGCTTCGCTCCCACGAACTGCTGGCCGAAGGCGTCGGCCTCCCCTCAGCATAA
- a CDS encoding metallophosphoesterase — MADDADGRVYYVISDLHIGGDEQLGEVDFLEELIAFLERLETTDEDVELLINGDAFGLWEITEIDGLAKFDVLTDRYSGLFEQLRATGASIPVTMLPGNHDHDLAAYDEYVDRLAEYNVDLVQAESVTRPVGDRTIHFEHGHQQDPNNRFEDVGNRHETPLGYYYNALVTSRAGRLSERGRYNWLKDVQAVTPTERVPRWLLSKYFYREMNPLLRYAVLPFLLLLNVSVVLAVLAGLDVAGVWAMPVEMADAVLDQLGYVGETVHLLLVVNAAVAGILLLVGIPVYFVLRDFRQTVDRFGIFETDLTVDPDEPYKEAAREVFAAQPETAIFCYGHTHRPKVIDVDGRLLVNTGTWLKRLHRRDVAVGVLPPVFYPSYQLCAVRISAETAGVTVEYEEIEKSNPSPIEVTRTERLLTLGREPSSNLPDRSIVSDTASDTGSD; from the coding sequence ATGGCTGACGATGCCGACGGGCGGGTCTACTACGTCATCAGCGACCTCCACATCGGCGGCGACGAGCAACTGGGGGAAGTCGACTTCCTCGAGGAGTTGATCGCGTTTCTCGAGCGACTGGAGACGACCGACGAAGACGTAGAACTCCTCATCAACGGTGACGCGTTCGGTCTGTGGGAGATCACCGAGATCGACGGGCTGGCGAAGTTCGACGTTCTGACCGACCGCTATTCCGGGTTGTTCGAGCAGTTGCGTGCGACCGGTGCGTCGATCCCGGTCACGATGTTGCCGGGGAATCACGACCACGATCTCGCCGCGTACGACGAGTACGTCGACCGACTGGCCGAGTACAACGTCGACCTCGTCCAGGCGGAGTCGGTCACGCGTCCGGTCGGCGACCGGACGATCCACTTCGAACACGGCCACCAGCAAGATCCAAACAACCGCTTCGAGGATGTCGGGAACCGACACGAGACGCCGCTTGGCTACTACTACAACGCCCTCGTGACGAGTCGAGCAGGCCGGCTCTCCGAACGGGGGCGGTACAACTGGTTGAAAGACGTCCAGGCGGTTACCCCGACCGAACGAGTGCCACGCTGGCTCCTTTCGAAGTACTTCTACCGCGAAATGAACCCGCTCTTGCGGTACGCCGTGCTCCCGTTCTTGCTCCTTCTCAACGTCAGTGTCGTCCTCGCAGTGCTGGCAGGTCTGGACGTTGCCGGCGTCTGGGCGATGCCGGTCGAAATGGCAGATGCAGTTCTCGACCAGTTGGGTTACGTCGGTGAGACCGTCCATCTGCTCCTCGTCGTCAACGCAGCGGTCGCTGGCATCCTCCTTCTCGTTGGGATTCCCGTCTACTTCGTCCTCCGTGACTTCAGACAGACTGTCGACCGGTTCGGCATCTTCGAAACCGACCTCACCGTCGATCCGGACGAACCCTACAAAGAGGCTGCACGCGAGGTGTTTGCTGCCCAGCCGGAGACGGCGATATTCTGCTACGGGCATACTCACCGACCGAAGGTGATCGATGTCGACGGCCGATTGCTCGTCAACACCGGAACGTGGTTGAAGCGACTCCACCGCCGAGACGTCGCCGTCGGCGTTCTTCCGCCAGTGTTTTACCCCTCGTATCAGCTTTGTGCCGTCAGGATCAGCGCCGAGACAGCAGGCGTTACGGTCGAGTACGAGGAAATCGAAAAGTCGAATCCGAGTCCGATAGAAGTCACCCGTACCGAACGTCTGCTCACGCTGGGCCGAGAACCGTCGTCGAACCTCCCCGATCGCTCGATCGTCTCCGACACGGCTTCGGATACCGGAAGCGACTGA
- a CDS encoding SPFH domain-containing protein translates to MVVELFPMQTGGALLFVGALVLVVVIAALLSAIEIVDAYEKRALTVFGEYRKLLEPGINFVPPFVSNTYRFDMRTQTLDVPRQEAITRDNSPVTADAVVYIKVMDAKKAFLEVDDYKKAVSNLAQTTLRAVLGDMELDDTLNKRQQINAKIRNELDEPTDEWGIRVESVEVREVNPSKDVQRAMEQQTSAERKRRAMILEAQGERRSAVEKAEGDKQSEIIRAQGEKQSQILEAQGDAISTVLRARSAESMGERAVIDKGMDALTEIGQSESTTFVLPQELTSMVGRYGKHLSGSDVAEETDELEALDFDEETRELIGLDDIAEIIGEIDEEAEMDVEAMEQEAQAIKEGQDPGNISDPEEVIEEMDQDFKEANPAAEETQDD, encoded by the coding sequence ATGGTCGTAGAACTGTTCCCCATGCAAACCGGCGGTGCACTGTTGTTCGTCGGAGCCCTCGTTCTCGTCGTCGTCATCGCCGCGCTACTCAGCGCGATCGAGATCGTCGACGCGTACGAGAAACGAGCCCTGACGGTCTTCGGAGAGTACCGGAAACTCCTCGAGCCGGGTATCAACTTCGTCCCGCCGTTCGTCTCGAACACCTATCGGTTCGACATGCGAACACAGACGCTTGATGTCCCGCGACAGGAAGCGATCACGCGCGACAACTCGCCCGTGACCGCCGACGCCGTCGTCTACATCAAGGTGATGGACGCCAAGAAGGCGTTCCTCGAGGTCGACGACTACAAGAAAGCCGTCTCGAACCTCGCTCAGACCACCCTGCGTGCCGTGCTGGGTGATATGGAACTGGACGACACGCTGAACAAACGCCAGCAGATCAACGCGAAGATCCGCAACGAACTCGACGAACCCACAGACGAGTGGGGGATTCGCGTCGAGAGCGTCGAAGTCCGCGAGGTCAACCCATCGAAAGACGTCCAGCGCGCGATGGAGCAACAGACCTCCGCGGAGCGAAAGCGTCGTGCCATGATTCTCGAGGCACAGGGTGAACGCCGCAGTGCCGTCGAGAAGGCAGAAGGTGACAAGCAGTCCGAGATCATCCGTGCCCAGGGTGAAAAGCAGAGCCAGATTCTCGAGGCACAGGGTGACGCGATTTCGACGGTCCTGCGCGCTCGCTCTGCGGAATCGATGGGCGAACGCGCGGTCATCGACAAGGGGATGGACGCGCTGACCGAGATCGGTCAAAGCGAGTCGACGACGTTCGTCCTCCCACAGGAACTCACGTCGATGGTCGGCCGCTACGGCAAACACCTTTCGGGTAGCGACGTCGCCGAGGAGACGGACGAACTCGAGGCCCTCGATTTCGACGAAGAGACCCGCGAACTGATCGGCCTGGACGACATCGCCGAGATTATCGGCGAGATTGACGAGGAAGCCGAGATGGATGTCGAGGCGATGGAACAAGAAGCGCAGGCGATCAAGGAAGGGCAGGACCCCGGTAATATCTCCGATCCTGAAGAAGTGATCGAGGAGATGGATCAGGACTTCAAGGAAGCCAATCCGGCAGCCGAAGAGACCCAAGACGACTGA
- a CDS encoding NfeD family protein: MLDALLGNVPLLLLSVGLVLMALEALSPGAHLIVIGVALVGAGLIGILFPGPVSLFILAALTLAIGAVAAYVYNEFDFYGGKGTAQTSDSDSLAGVTGYATTEITTREGEVKLDQGGFAPYYSARTTSGTIDEGDEIIVLDPGGGNVLTVESLGAIGEDEIDRALANTQDQPQSEDSEGHTSSESDDDPEVETETES, encoded by the coding sequence ATGCTCGATGCCCTCTTGGGGAACGTGCCGCTTTTGCTCCTGTCGGTGGGGCTCGTACTGATGGCGCTAGAGGCGCTCTCTCCGGGTGCACACCTCATCGTCATCGGGGTCGCTCTCGTCGGCGCAGGATTGATCGGCATACTATTCCCGGGCCCGGTGAGCCTGTTCATTCTGGCAGCGCTGACGCTTGCCATCGGTGCCGTCGCGGCGTACGTCTACAACGAGTTCGACTTCTATGGCGGCAAAGGAACGGCCCAGACCTCCGATTCTGATTCGCTTGCCGGCGTGACTGGCTACGCGACCACGGAGATCACGACTCGGGAGGGCGAGGTGAAACTCGATCAGGGCGGGTTCGCACCCTATTATAGTGCTCGGACGACGAGCGGCACGATCGACGAGGGCGACGAGATCATCGTCCTCGATCCCGGCGGCGGCAACGTCCTCACGGTCGAATCGCTCGGTGCGATCGGCGAGGACGAGATCGACCGGGCGCTTGCCAACACACAGGACCAGCCCCAGAGCGAAGACTCTGAGGGACACACCTCGAGCGAGTCGGACGACGATCCCGAAGTCGAAACCGAAACGGAGTCGTAA
- a CDS encoding saccharopine dehydrogenase family protein yields the protein MDSLLVYGSYGYIGSRIAAKAVSRGWSPVVAGRDRSNVTRQADALGVERRVFTLAEPAGKQVLTDSLEDVEAVLNCAGPFVETAEPLVEACLETGTDYLDVTGECPVFERLRQRDQRARDAGVTVLPGVGFDVVPTDCLAAFLDGVLPEADRLHLGKKSRSSLSRGTARTALEGLCEGGVIRRNGRLLRVPVAFRSREIDFGHGPEHAVTVPFGDVVTAAYDTGLESVEVYVAAPPWTTKAMQALDSVSSVVASEPVRRLLERAIDSTFDGPGDRELATDRAIVWGEVEDDAGRRVGARLETPNPYALTVETALAASERIDDADDGFQTPATAFGSDFILEFDARCEVLSAPALENDGAQQSLWQVASNS from the coding sequence ATGGACTCCCTGCTCGTTTATGGCTCGTACGGGTACATCGGGAGCCGAATCGCCGCGAAAGCGGTGTCTCGAGGCTGGTCGCCGGTCGTCGCCGGCCGCGACCGCAGCAACGTCACTCGCCAAGCCGACGCGCTCGGGGTCGAGAGACGAGTGTTCACCCTGGCGGAACCAGCAGGGAAGCAAGTTCTCACTGACTCTCTCGAGGACGTCGAAGCTGTTCTCAACTGTGCGGGACCGTTCGTCGAAACCGCCGAGCCGCTGGTCGAGGCCTGTCTCGAGACTGGCACCGACTATCTCGACGTCACCGGCGAGTGCCCGGTGTTCGAACGGCTCCGCCAGCGAGATCAGCGTGCACGCGACGCTGGCGTGACGGTGCTGCCGGGAGTCGGTTTCGATGTCGTCCCGACGGACTGTCTGGCGGCGTTTCTCGACGGGGTGTTACCGGAAGCCGACCGTCTCCATCTCGGCAAAAAGAGTCGGAGTTCGCTTTCACGAGGTACTGCACGGACGGCTCTCGAGGGGCTCTGCGAGGGAGGTGTGATCCGACGGAACGGACGGCTCCTACGAGTGCCCGTGGCGTTTCGCAGCCGTGAGATCGATTTCGGCCACGGACCCGAACACGCCGTCACTGTTCCGTTTGGCGACGTCGTCACTGCAGCCTACGACACCGGACTCGAATCCGTCGAAGTCTACGTCGCCGCGCCGCCGTGGACGACAAAAGCGATGCAGGCGCTGGACTCGGTCAGTTCTGTCGTCGCCTCGGAGCCAGTAAGGCGACTTCTCGAGCGAGCGATCGATTCTACGTTCGACGGACCGGGCGACCGAGAACTGGCGACCGATCGAGCTATCGTCTGGGGCGAAGTCGAGGACGACGCCGGGCGACGTGTGGGTGCACGCCTCGAGACGCCGAACCCGTACGCGCTAACCGTCGAAACCGCACTCGCCGCGAGCGAGCGCATCGACGACGCCGACGACGGTTTCCAGACGCCTGCGACCGCTTTCGGGAGCGACTTCATCCTCGAGTTCGACGCTCGTTGTGAGGTGCTTTCGGCACCTGCTCTCGAGAACGACGGCGCACAACAGTCTCTCTGGCAAGTCGCGTCGAACAGTTAA
- a CDS encoding DUF7344 domain-containing protein, which produces MTTTPDSGPDCAEFVLAVLEWLDERDEPTDTVDQAFEVLASERRRLFLEVMQVYGESLTLPDAAEEVAVRETGASVQELSAQCVANVYISLYHDHLPRLVRAGLVEYDQERDLVSPVGLT; this is translated from the coding sequence ATGACTACCACGCCTGATTCCGGGCCCGACTGCGCCGAATTCGTGCTCGCGGTACTCGAGTGGCTCGACGAGCGCGACGAGCCGACCGATACGGTCGACCAGGCGTTCGAGGTTCTCGCGAGCGAACGCCGACGGCTGTTTCTCGAGGTGATGCAAGTCTACGGGGAGTCGCTCACGTTGCCCGATGCGGCCGAAGAGGTCGCAGTCCGGGAGACCGGCGCTTCGGTCCAGGAGCTCTCCGCCCAGTGTGTCGCTAACGTCTACATCTCGCTGTATCACGACCACCTGCCCCGACTGGTTCGTGCGGGGCTGGTCGAGTACGATCAGGAGCGGGATCTCGTGTCGCCGGTCGGACTCACGTAA
- a CDS encoding Rieske (2Fe-2S) protein — protein MAAQRPITTLEAVPAESTFLFRVRDGNGEVKEAVLVRSGADVFCWLNYCQHFTHIKLDKGSGAVMRNGELVCENHGAYFEADSGDCTHGPCEGATLTELEVTVVGDEISLTDDAYEFVGTGPIEDGDDLTATSNVEF, from the coding sequence ATGGCAGCCCAACGACCGATCACGACGCTCGAGGCGGTACCTGCGGAGTCGACGTTTCTCTTTCGGGTTCGAGACGGAAACGGCGAGGTGAAAGAGGCGGTCCTCGTCCGCTCGGGAGCCGACGTCTTCTGCTGGCTCAACTACTGCCAGCACTTCACGCACATCAAACTCGACAAGGGCTCGGGTGCGGTGATGCGAAACGGCGAACTCGTCTGCGAGAACCACGGCGCGTACTTCGAGGCCGACTCCGGCGACTGTACGCATGGTCCCTGCGAGGGCGCGACCCTGACAGAACTCGAGGTGACAGTCGTCGGTGACGAGATCTCCCTGACCGACGACGCCTACGAGTTCGTCGGCACCGGCCCGATCGAGGACGGCGACGACCTGACCGCGACGTCGAACGTCGAGTTCTAG